GCAACAATGCGCTCAATCTCAATGTCAAGGTACGGTGCCAAATCAATTTTAGTAATCAGCAAACAATCTGCCGCCTGAAACATCACCGGATATTTCAGCGGCTTGTCTTCCCCTTCTGTGACGCTGAGCAGTGCTACCTTGGCATGTTCGCCGACTTCAAACTCAGCGGGACAGACTAAGTTACCCACATTTTCCACCAGCACCAGGTCTAGATCGGTGGGTCGATGATCTTGCTTGAGCTGATGAATTCCCCCGGCGACCATCTTGGCATCTAAATGACAAGAGCGACCCGTATTAATGGCAATAACGGGCACATCATATTGTCTAAGGCGGTCTGCATCCAGTTCAGTCGTCATATCACCCTCGATCACCGCAATTTTGAGTTCGGGGCGCAGTGCAGCTAGGGTTTTCTCCAGCAGGACTGTCTTGCCAGCACCGGGACTGCTCATCAGGTTTAGGCAAGTCACACCCCATTCATCAAAATGGACACGATTGTGATCGGCCCCTTCTTGGTTGGCATGGAGGAGGTTAATCCCCAGCGCCGCATCAACGGTTTGGTGCATAGGTTTGTTCCGAATCGGTACAGTATTCGATGCGA
The Acaryochloris thomasi RCC1774 genome window above contains:
- the hypB gene encoding hydrogenase nickel incorporation protein HypB codes for the protein MHQTVDAALGINLLHANQEGADHNRVHFDEWGVTCLNLMSSPGAGKTVLLEKTLAALRPELKIAVIEGDMTTELDADRLRQYDVPVIAINTGRSCHLDAKMVAGGIHQLKQDHRPTDLDLVLVENVGNLVCPAEFEVGEHAKVALLSVTEGEDKPLKYPVMFQAADCLLITKIDLAPYLDIEIERIVANVRQLNPRVKVIPVSAQSGDGLERWFDWLRSQVRSRKPAHQSA